From one Acidimicrobiia bacterium genomic stretch:
- a CDS encoding AMP-binding protein: MPDILAAHAVARADTPAVIVDVAGGARPSATTFAALNRLVNQAAHGFAAVGARPRDRLVWCGPNSLEVLVTIHAARKASLTAVPLSYRFNAEEMAYVIDNSDATIVVVDAEQAPLLAEVSQRLPKVRAFIVFGGEVPPGFHAWDEVVSGQPDAEPRIEVPESAGASMIYTSGTTGRPKGALRTTTDPATVLALLAELNLHPGAEVHVTTGPLYHSGPLAWATLNHTLGCPVVVLRKFDPSAWLRLVREHRVTNTFSAPTQLKRIVSLPPGELARADLSSMRSLVADAAPVPFALKQEVIEKLGEGFLYEVYGSTELGVATVLHPDEQLRKPGSCGRPYDSIELRIVADDGSDAPPGQPGELFIRTTIGMDGYHRTEERLSALDEGEWQSVGDVAYLDEEGYVYICDRKKDMIISGGVNIYPAEIEAALYEHPDILDVAVFGVPDDEWGERVHAVVQPKPGASIDVDELRGFAAERLARYKQPRDYDLRDELPRTEAGKLLKRVLRDEHWRGRDRAV, from the coding sequence GTGCCCGACATCCTGGCGGCGCACGCGGTCGCGCGAGCCGACACGCCGGCGGTCATCGTCGACGTCGCCGGTGGCGCCCGACCGTCGGCGACGACGTTCGCGGCGCTGAACCGACTCGTGAACCAGGCCGCGCACGGCTTCGCGGCCGTCGGGGCCCGGCCCCGCGACCGGCTCGTCTGGTGCGGGCCGAACTCCCTCGAGGTCCTCGTCACCATTCACGCCGCGCGCAAGGCGTCCCTCACCGCGGTGCCGCTCTCCTACCGGTTCAACGCCGAGGAGATGGCGTACGTCATCGACAACTCCGACGCCACGATCGTCGTCGTCGACGCCGAGCAGGCCCCGCTGCTCGCGGAGGTCAGCCAGCGCCTGCCGAAGGTGCGCGCCTTCATCGTCTTCGGCGGCGAGGTGCCGCCCGGCTTCCACGCCTGGGACGAGGTCGTCTCCGGGCAGCCTGACGCGGAGCCTCGTATCGAGGTCCCGGAATCCGCGGGCGCGTCGATGATCTACACGTCGGGGACGACCGGCCGCCCGAAGGGGGCGCTCCGCACGACGACCGACCCGGCCACGGTGCTGGCCCTGCTCGCCGAGCTCAACCTGCACCCGGGGGCCGAGGTCCACGTGACGACGGGCCCGCTCTACCACTCCGGCCCGCTGGCGTGGGCCACGCTGAACCACACGCTGGGCTGTCCCGTGGTGGTGCTCCGGAAGTTCGACCCGTCGGCGTGGCTGCGACTCGTGCGCGAGCACCGGGTCACGAACACCTTCTCGGCGCCGACCCAGCTGAAGCGAATCGTGAGCCTGCCGCCCGGGGAGCTGGCCCGCGCCGACCTGTCGTCGATGCGGAGCCTCGTGGCTGACGCCGCGCCGGTGCCGTTCGCGCTGAAGCAGGAGGTCATCGAGAAGCTGGGCGAGGGCTTTCTCTACGAGGTGTACGGCTCGACCGAGCTCGGGGTCGCGACCGTGCTGCACCCCGACGAGCAGCTCCGGAAGCCGGGGTCGTGTGGCCGGCCGTACGACAGCATCGAGCTGCGGATCGTCGCCGACGACGGCTCCGACGCGCCCCCGGGCCAACCGGGGGAGCTGTTCATCCGAACCACCATCGGCATGGACGGCTACCACCGCACCGAGGAGCGGCTCAGCGCCCTCGACGAGGGCGAGTGGCAGTCGGTCGGGGACGTCGCCTACCTGGACGAGGAGGGCTACGTCTACATCTGCGACCGCAAGAAGGACATGATCATCTCCGGCGGCGTCAACATCTACCCGGCCGAGATCGAGGCCGCGCTCTACGAGCACCCGGACATCCTCGACGTCGCCGTCTTCGGCGTGCCCGACGACGAGTGGGGGGAGCGGGTCCACGCCGTCGTGCAGCCGAAGCCGGGCGCCAGCATCGACGTCGACGAGCTGCGCGGCTTCGCCGCCGAGCGCCTCGCCCGCTACAAGCAGCCGCGTGACTATGACCTGCGCGACGAGCTGCCTCGGACCGAGGCCGGCAAGCTCCTGAAGCGGGTGCTCCGCGACGAGCACTGGCGCGGCCGCGACCGCGCCGTCTGA
- a CDS encoding glycosyltransferase encodes MRLTVVMPAHNEAALLSDSVHEVLDGLRARSTPFELIVVENGSQDSTPDVVERLAHEAPEVVARQLPRADYGLALRTGLFAATGDVVVNFDVDYTDLGFLDAVLLRFGEPDPPAIIVGSKRAPGSQDRRSRIRRVVTWGFALVLRVGFGLRRTDTHGMKAMDRELILPIARASRCDGELFDTELILRAERAGLRVEELPVTVNERRPSRSSITRRALRTLVGLVRLRVALAGSRRAR; translated from the coding sequence GTGAGGCTGACCGTCGTCATGCCGGCTCACAACGAGGCGGCGCTGCTCTCGGACTCGGTCCACGAGGTCCTCGACGGGCTCCGCGCTCGGTCGACGCCGTTCGAGCTCATCGTGGTCGAGAACGGCTCGCAGGACTCCACCCCGGACGTCGTCGAGCGCCTCGCCCACGAAGCGCCCGAGGTGGTCGCGCGCCAACTCCCGCGAGCCGACTACGGCCTCGCCCTCCGGACCGGGCTGTTCGCCGCGACCGGCGACGTCGTCGTGAACTTCGACGTCGACTACACCGATCTCGGGTTCCTCGACGCGGTGCTCCTGCGGTTCGGCGAGCCGGACCCGCCGGCCATCATCGTCGGCTCGAAGCGAGCACCGGGCTCGCAGGACCGCCGCTCCCGGATCCGGCGCGTCGTGACCTGGGGCTTCGCGCTGGTCCTGCGCGTGGGTTTCGGGCTCCGCCGAACCGACACGCACGGCATGAAGGCGATGGACCGTGAGCTCATCCTGCCCATCGCTCGCGCCTCCCGGTGCGACGGGGAGCTGTTCGACACCGAGCTGATCCTGCGCGCCGAGCGGGCGGGGTTGCGCGTCGAAGAGCTGCCGGTCACGGTCAACGAGCGACGGCCGTCACGCAGCTCGATCACGCGACGGGCACTCCGGACGCTGGTCGGGCTCGTGCGCCTGCGCGTGGCCCTGGCTGGCAGCCGTCGCGCCCGATGA
- a CDS encoding CoA-binding protein, whose amino-acid sequence MTARIDPRRFGALFDPRGVLVAGVSSHPGKFGFVALHNILTQGYDGAVFGTNREGGEVLGLRMLRSADDLPADAIVDLVFVCTPAAANAEVLRACARRGVGAAFVTSAGYGEAGEPGRRAERELVALADELGLLLAGPNGQGLVSTPSRLCAQIVAPYPPAGGVAIVSQSGNFVSSFQNLARATGVGVSRAVSAGNAAALTVPDFLEYYAADEHTRVALAYVEGVGDGRALFERLRAVAAAKPLVVLKGGTTPGGERAAASHTGALASDDRVFDGMCRQAGVTRAATVEDAWEAAATFATQPLPRGPRVAVVTTAGGWGVVTADAIARSDLELVALPDDLRRAIDERLPPRWSRNNPIDLAGGETRDTVPEVLDLVVRHPDVDAVIYLGVGIQSNQARLFREGRFRDEPDVERIVAYHERQDERFARAAAEASDATGKPVLTATELTVADPTNPGPRTVRATGRLCYPSSQRAVRALGHLWRRALQLQARAR is encoded by the coding sequence GTGACCGCCCGCATCGACCCCCGGCGGTTCGGCGCGCTCTTCGACCCCCGGGGCGTGCTCGTCGCCGGCGTCTCCTCGCACCCCGGCAAGTTCGGGTTCGTGGCGCTGCACAACATCCTCACCCAGGGCTACGACGGCGCCGTCTTCGGGACCAACCGTGAGGGCGGCGAGGTGCTCGGGCTCAGGATGCTCCGCTCCGCCGACGACCTGCCGGCCGACGCCATCGTCGACCTCGTGTTCGTGTGCACCCCGGCGGCGGCGAACGCCGAGGTGCTGAGGGCCTGCGCCCGCCGGGGCGTCGGGGCCGCCTTCGTCACGTCAGCCGGGTACGGGGAGGCGGGGGAGCCGGGGCGGCGCGCCGAGCGCGAGCTCGTCGCCCTCGCCGACGAGCTCGGGCTGCTGCTGGCGGGCCCGAACGGGCAAGGGCTGGTGTCGACGCCGTCGCGCCTCTGCGCGCAGATCGTCGCGCCCTACCCGCCCGCGGGCGGCGTGGCGATCGTGAGCCAGTCCGGCAACTTCGTGTCGTCGTTCCAGAACCTCGCGCGCGCCACCGGCGTCGGCGTCAGCCGGGCCGTGTCCGCGGGCAACGCCGCCGCGCTCACCGTGCCCGACTTCCTCGAGTACTACGCCGCCGACGAGCACACCCGGGTCGCGCTCGCCTACGTGGAGGGCGTCGGCGACGGCCGGGCGCTCTTCGAGCGTCTCCGAGCGGTGGCCGCCGCCAAGCCCCTGGTCGTGTTGAAGGGCGGCACCACGCCCGGCGGCGAGCGCGCCGCGGCCTCGCACACCGGTGCCCTCGCCAGCGACGACCGCGTCTTCGACGGCATGTGCCGGCAGGCCGGCGTGACGCGCGCGGCGACGGTGGAGGACGCGTGGGAAGCCGCAGCGACGTTCGCGACCCAGCCGCTGCCGCGCGGCCCCCGGGTGGCCGTGGTCACGACCGCCGGCGGCTGGGGGGTCGTCACCGCCGACGCCATCGCCCGGTCCGACCTCGAGCTCGTCGCGCTGCCCGACGACCTGCGGCGCGCCATCGACGAGCGGCTGCCGCCCCGGTGGAGCCGGAACAACCCGATCGACCTCGCCGGCGGCGAGACGCGGGATACCGTGCCCGAGGTGCTGGACCTCGTCGTTCGTCACCCCGACGTCGACGCGGTCATCTACCTCGGCGTCGGCATCCAGTCGAACCAGGCCCGGCTCTTCCGTGAGGGCCGGTTCCGAGACGAGCCCGACGTCGAGCGGATCGTCGCCTACCACGAGCGTCAGGACGAGCGCTTCGCGCGCGCGGCGGCCGAGGCCTCCGACGCCACCGGGAAGCCGGTGCTGACCGCGACCGAGCTCACGGTCGCCGACCCGACGAACCCCGGTCCCCGCACCGTTCGGGCCACCGGCCGGCTCTGCTACCCGTCCTCGCAGCGGGCCGTGCGGGCCCTCGGTCACCTCTGGCGGCGCGCCCTCCAGCTGCAGGCCCGGGCCCGGTGA
- a CDS encoding protein O-GlcNAcase: protein MPRPVALRGVIEGFYGPPWSHDARRDLIEFVAERDMNAYVYAPKSDPRHRESWREPYDAADAANLVDLAAACRAVGVRFGFAISPGLDIAYGDDADRAALVAKLRPLLGEGVDWVVLALDDIPNRPGLAAEQVALVRWLAPHVPGRLTLVPTEYVGTRPSPYLAELASGLPADVDVMWTGPTVCSPRIDAVDARAWRAALGGRPLVLWDNYPVNDAMMEAELHLGPYRGRTPGLSDELDGVLCNPMLQAHASKVPLATAAAYLRDPSAYDADDAWRRAIDDVGGVRSAALGALARACADGPLMVPRHLQLHELVDHLERDVGDATWPAGVVPLRDELTALRGARRAFANAPDDPLTGELAPWLEQATQEADAALSALRLLQQVRPVASRAPSGGGRAVGPDAESAMIHAFALLFAWTAARRASKVVGGPRFGLHPSVVQRSDGSPAFDVHLGVREDGSAVDRLCRIALAQYHEWATGDDAPVTVRQGWELVPVAADGSFAADPDAVVLVQCGRHGTRVDASGELPFPDSRLS, encoded by the coding sequence GTGCCTCGCCCGGTGGCCCTCCGAGGCGTCATCGAGGGCTTCTATGGTCCCCCCTGGTCGCACGACGCGCGCCGAGACCTCATCGAGTTCGTCGCCGAGCGGGACATGAACGCCTACGTGTACGCGCCGAAGAGCGACCCGCGTCACCGGGAGTCCTGGCGCGAGCCCTACGACGCGGCCGACGCCGCCAACCTGGTCGACCTCGCGGCCGCGTGCCGGGCGGTCGGGGTGCGCTTCGGATTCGCGATCTCGCCCGGCCTCGACATCGCGTACGGCGACGACGCCGACCGGGCGGCGCTCGTCGCCAAGCTGCGCCCGCTCCTCGGCGAGGGGGTCGACTGGGTGGTCCTGGCGCTCGACGACATCCCGAACCGGCCCGGCCTGGCCGCCGAGCAGGTGGCGCTGGTGCGCTGGCTGGCGCCGCACGTCCCGGGCCGCCTGACGCTCGTCCCGACCGAGTACGTGGGCACCCGACCGAGCCCGTACCTCGCGGAGCTGGCGTCGGGGCTGCCGGCCGACGTCGACGTCATGTGGACGGGGCCGACGGTGTGCTCGCCGAGGATCGACGCCGTCGACGCGCGGGCCTGGCGGGCCGCGCTCGGCGGACGTCCCCTCGTCCTGTGGGACAACTATCCGGTGAACGACGCGATGATGGAGGCCGAGTTGCACCTGGGCCCGTACCGAGGGCGGACGCCGGGGCTCAGCGACGAGCTCGACGGTGTGCTGTGCAACCCGATGCTGCAGGCGCACGCCTCGAAGGTCCCGCTGGCGACCGCGGCCGCCTACCTGCGGGATCCCAGCGCCTACGACGCGGACGACGCCTGGCGGCGCGCGATCGACGACGTGGGCGGCGTGCGGTCCGCCGCGCTCGGCGCGCTGGCGCGCGCGTGCGCCGACGGGCCGCTCATGGTGCCCAGGCACCTCCAGCTGCACGAGCTCGTCGACCACCTCGAGCGGGACGTCGGCGACGCCACCTGGCCCGCCGGGGTCGTCCCGCTGCGCGACGAGCTCACGGCGCTCCGCGGCGCGCGCCGGGCCTTCGCGAACGCGCCGGACGATCCGCTCACGGGCGAGCTGGCGCCGTGGCTCGAGCAGGCCACCCAGGAGGCCGACGCCGCGCTCTCGGCGTTGCGGCTGCTCCAGCAGGTTCGGCCGGTGGCGTCCCGCGCGCCGTCCGGCGGCGGGCGTGCGGTCGGCCCGGACGCCGAATCGGCGATGATCCACGCGTTCGCGCTGCTCTTCGCCTGGACGGCGGCCCGGCGGGCGTCGAAGGTCGTGGGCGGTCCGCGGTTCGGGCTGCACCCGTCGGTGGTCCAGCGGTCCGACGGGAGCCCCGCCTTCGACGTTCATCTCGGCGTCCGTGAGGACGGATCGGCGGTCGACCGCCTCTGCCGGATCGCGCTGGCCCAGTACCACGAGTGGGCGACGGGCGATGACGCGCCCGTGACGGTGCGGCAAGGCTGGGAGCTGGTCCCCGTCGCGGCCGACGGCTCCTTCGCCGCCGACCCCGACGCCGTGGTCCTCGTCCAGTGCGGGCGCCACGGCACTCGCGTCGACGCGTCCGGCGAGCTGCCGTTCCCCGATTCGCGGCTCTCGTGA
- a CDS encoding acetate--CoA ligase family protein, with translation MGRTLAEHESLALLRERGVPVVEEAVVDRPDEAAAAATRVGFPVVVKLTGAGLAHKSERGLLRLGLRCPADVEAAAAELLAAAGPDDGAVRLVVAPMVAGSRELLAGAYQDPQFGPCVLVGVGGVLAEALDDVAVRLAPIEARDGHEMLDDLRAAAILGPFRGEPAVDRERLVAILLALSELVTTRPDVAAVDVNPLVVVDGRPVAVDALVELRT, from the coding sequence ATGGGGCGAACCCTGGCCGAGCACGAGTCGCTGGCGCTGCTGCGCGAGCGCGGCGTGCCCGTCGTCGAGGAGGCCGTCGTCGACCGCCCCGACGAGGCCGCCGCCGCCGCCACTCGCGTCGGCTTCCCCGTCGTCGTGAAGCTGACCGGCGCGGGCCTCGCGCACAAGAGCGAGCGCGGCCTGCTCCGGCTGGGCCTTCGGTGCCCCGCCGACGTCGAGGCCGCCGCCGCCGAGCTCCTCGCCGCCGCCGGCCCGGACGACGGCGCGGTCCGGCTCGTGGTGGCGCCGATGGTGGCGGGGAGCCGCGAGCTGCTGGCCGGCGCGTACCAGGACCCGCAGTTCGGCCCGTGCGTGCTCGTCGGCGTCGGTGGCGTCCTCGCGGAAGCCCTCGACGACGTGGCCGTGCGGCTCGCCCCCATCGAGGCACGCGACGGCCACGAGATGCTCGACGACCTCCGGGCCGCCGCGATCCTCGGCCCCTTCCGCGGCGAGCCGGCCGTGGACCGCGAGCGCCTCGTCGCCATCCTCCTCGCCCTCTCGGAGCTGGTGACGACCCGCCCCGACGTCGCGGCGGTCGACGTGAACCCCCTCGTCGTCGTCGACGGGCGCCCGGTCGCGGTCGACGCCCTCGTCGAGCTCCGGACGTGA
- a CDS encoding amidohydrolase family protein, whose product MTASVLRSDALCPPGVPQPGWLAIEDGCIVETGTGRPPSGATDVGPAVLAPAFVDLQLNGVDDVDLAVADAPGWERAGRSLAQHGVTAYLATFVSAPLDAYEAPLRRLRAARVEPEPGAAAPLGAHLEGPFLGSAPGAHRVDLLRPADVAWLGAILDAHPGQVRMVTLAPEADPGLAAVSWLASRGVLVALGHSQASDADARAAAAAGARVVTHVFNGMGPLHHRAPGLVGAALDDERLTPTLIADLVHVHPTVVRIVLATKADVALVSDAVAVGGAVQRTDGAARLADGRLAGATALLDAAVTNLVGLGVPLERAVRAASTVPAGLLDLSDRGRLAVGARGDVVALDPDSGALRAAWVGGAPVH is encoded by the coding sequence ATGACCGCGAGCGTCCTCCGCTCCGACGCGCTGTGCCCGCCGGGCGTCCCGCAGCCGGGCTGGCTGGCGATCGAGGACGGGTGCATCGTCGAGACCGGGACGGGCCGGCCGCCATCGGGGGCGACCGACGTCGGCCCGGCGGTCCTCGCGCCGGCGTTCGTCGACCTGCAGCTGAACGGCGTCGACGACGTCGACCTCGCCGTCGCCGACGCGCCCGGTTGGGAGCGGGCCGGACGTTCCCTCGCGCAGCACGGGGTGACCGCGTACCTCGCGACCTTCGTCTCCGCGCCCCTGGACGCCTACGAGGCGCCCCTTCGCCGGCTCCGGGCCGCCCGCGTCGAGCCCGAGCCCGGCGCGGCGGCCCCGCTCGGCGCGCACCTCGAGGGGCCATTCCTGGGGAGCGCCCCGGGCGCCCACCGCGTCGACCTGCTCCGACCGGCCGACGTGGCGTGGCTCGGCGCGATCCTCGACGCGCACCCCGGCCAGGTGCGGATGGTCACGCTCGCACCCGAAGCCGACCCCGGCCTGGCCGCGGTGTCGTGGCTCGCGAGCCGGGGCGTGCTCGTGGCGCTCGGCCATTCACAGGCCAGCGACGCCGACGCCCGCGCCGCCGCCGCCGCGGGCGCCCGCGTCGTCACCCACGTGTTCAACGGGATGGGGCCACTGCATCACCGCGCCCCGGGACTCGTCGGCGCCGCCCTCGACGACGAGCGCCTCACCCCGACGCTCATCGCCGACCTGGTGCACGTCCATCCGACCGTCGTCCGGATCGTGCTCGCCACCAAGGCCGACGTGGCGCTGGTCAGCGACGCGGTCGCCGTCGGCGGTGCCGTGCAGCGCACCGACGGCGCGGCGCGCCTCGCCGACGGCCGTCTGGCGGGCGCGACCGCGCTCCTCGACGCGGCGGTGACGAACCTCGTTGGCCTCGGTGTCCCGCTCGAGCGGGCGGTCCGAGCCGCCAGCACCGTGCCGGCCGGCCTCCTCGACCTGTCGGACCGCGGCCGCCTGGCGGTCGGCGCTCGGGGAGATGTCGTCGCGCTCGATCCCGACTCGGGGGCGCTCCGCGCCGCCTGGGTCGGCGGCGCGCCGGTCCACTGA